CTGGACGTGCACCACGATCTCCACGTAGTCCAGCAGCGCCCAGCGGCCCTCGCGGGTGCCCTCGCGGCGGACCGGCTTGAATCCGGCCTCGCGCAGCTTGTCCTCGATATTGTCGACGATCGCGTTGACCTGCCGCTCGTTGGGCGCGGACGCGATGACGAAGCAGTCGGTGATGACCAGCTGCTCGGAGACATCCAGCACGATCACGTCGGCGGCGAGCTTCTCGTCGGCGGCCAGCGCGGCCACCGTCGCCATCTTGATCGCTTCTGCCGATGCTGTCACCCTGCTACCTCTTCCCTGCGCACTTTCACCATGCACTGTCTGTGCTTCGACGAGCACTCCGTTTGTTCAAGATTCACTGTCTTGCGGCACGTACAGGTGCCGTTTCGAGATGTATTGGACGACACCGTCCGGGACGAGGTACCACACCGGGCGGCCCTCCCCCGCCCGCCGCCGGCATTCGCTCGACGAGATGGCCAGGGCCGGGATTTCCACCATGGTGACCGTGCCCGCGGGGTAGTCGCGCAGAAAATCGGCCAGATGGTCGATGTTCAACTCGTACCCCGGACGGGTCACGCCGACGAATTTCGCCAGCTCGAACAGTTCCGACCAATCCTGCCATGTCAGGATGCTGGCCAGCGCGTCCGCTCCGGTGATGAAGTACAGATCCGCATCCGGATGCAGTTCGGCCAGGTCGCGCAGGGTGTCGACGGTGTAGGTCTCCTTGCCGCGGTCCACGTCCACGCGGCTCACCGAGAAGCGCGGATTGGACGCGGTGGCGATGACCGTCATCAGATACCGGTCCTCGGCCGCGCTGACCGCGCGATCGCCCTTCTGCCAGGGCTGGCCGGTCGGCACGAAGATCACTTCGTCCAGATCGAACCGATTGGCGACCTCACTGGCCGCGACCAGGTGCCCGTGGTGGATGGGGTCGAAGGTGCCGCCCATCACGCCCAGCTTGCGGCGGCC
This sequence is a window from Nocardia yunnanensis. Protein-coding genes within it:
- the rsfS gene encoding ribosome silencing factor — its product is MTASAEAIKMATVAALAADEKLAADVIVLDVSEQLVITDCFVIASAPNERQVNAIVDNIEDKLREAGFKPVRREGTREGRWALLDYVEIVVHVQHEDERDFYGLERLWKDCPQVPIEGLGGPRAAASEDSEDNAEDNEAGKGGDQE
- the nadD gene encoding nicotinate-nucleotide adenylyltransferase, whose translation is MHTNGRRKLGVMGGTFDPIHHGHLVAASEVANRFDLDEVIFVPTGQPWQKGDRAVSAAEDRYLMTVIATASNPRFSVSRVDVDRGKETYTVDTLRDLAELHPDADLYFITGADALASILTWQDWSELFELAKFVGVTRPGYELNIDHLADFLRDYPAGTVTMVEIPALAISSSECRRRAGEGRPVWYLVPDGVVQYISKRHLYVPQDSES